Proteins from one Ranitomeya variabilis isolate aRanVar5 chromosome 1, aRanVar5.hap1, whole genome shotgun sequence genomic window:
- the AREG gene encoding amphiregulin, protein MSSQLSLAWSVLLLCLACEFTVRCSELNSTGNEIRVTLSGAGDVVSASLQDVHEVDYDEYHEDEDLSGYDVDDSIRVQAVVKPANGEVPTTKVEKKKADKKKAEKNKNKKKKKTPCQTTHKNFCVHGKCRYLANISEVSCKCHENYFGERCTEQYLRAASSNPHEMTTTTILAVVAVLLSTLSITAIIIIIVVHTRRKYSSYNCDTEETKKLGQENGSEDV, encoded by the exons ATGTCCTCTCAGCTGTCACTGGCGTGGAGCGTCTTACTGCTGTGCCTGG CATGTGAATTCACCGTACGTTGTTCTGAACTGAACTCCACTGGGAATGAGATCAGGGTGACGCTATCTGGGGCAGGTGACGTTGTCTCCGCCAGCTTGCAGGATGTCCATGAAGTTGACTATGACGAATACCATGAAGATGAGGACCTCTCGGGATACGATGTCGATGATTCTATACGAG TGCAAGCTGTGGTCAAGCCAGCTAATGGGGAAGTGCCCACCACAAAagtagagaagaaaaaggctgataAAAAGAAGGCAGAAAagaataaaaacaagaaaaagaaaaagaccccTTGTCAGACTACACATAAGAACTTCTGTGTTCATGGAAAATGCCGATACCTAGCGAACATATCAGAAGTTTCATGCAA atgccaTGAAAACTACTTTGGTGAGAGGTGCACAGAACAATACTTAAGAGCAGCATCCTCAAACCCTCATGAGATGACTACAACAACGATACTGGCAGTTGTAGCAGTTCTACTATCAACACTCAGCATTacagccataatcatcatcattgtTGTACA CACACGAAGGAAATACTCCTCCTACAATTGTGACACAGAAGAGACAAAAAAATTGGGACAAGAAAATGGAAGTGAAGATGTCTGA